A genomic region of Cannabis sativa cultivar Pink pepper isolate KNU-18-1 chromosome 1, ASM2916894v1, whole genome shotgun sequence contains the following coding sequences:
- the LOC133036653 gene encoding uncharacterized protein LOC133036653, with protein MAANSSSRGITSLGKRFVDQIWTRDPSRLSAPILSFCHCCVPLLYIGCDQPWFLLSEDVVDFRFDHLAEDEIEGRYLIFVELQYFIELGALFEDVIALLSKFPGAVLSHGARSKILAAHGWQSMLCG; from the exons ATGGCCGCCAATTCCAGTAGCCGAGGGATCACCAGCTTAGGGAAGCGATTCGTCGACCAGATCTGGACTCGCGATCCTTCTCGACTCTCTGCTCCCATTCTCAG TTTTTGTCATTGCTGTGTGCCATTACTGTACATTGGATGTGACCAACCCTGGTTTTTGTTGAGTGAGGATGTGGTGGATTTTCGATTTGACCACTTAGCTGAAGACGAAATTGAAGGACGTTACTTAATTTTC gtggaacttcagtattttattgagttaggagcgttgtttgaagatgttatagctttattgtctaaatttccgggggcagttttgtcccatggggctcgctctaagattttagcggcccatggttggcaaagcatgctctgcggttag